One window from the genome of Paramisgurnus dabryanus chromosome 22, PD_genome_1.1, whole genome shotgun sequence encodes:
- the LOC135740638 gene encoding serine protease 27-like codes for MYRTQNLFSTFSVLSSSLLSSVCGRAPFNTKIYGGGDATEGSWPWHVGITSTGEPVSVCGGSLINKDWVLSSAFCINIMDTSVDQIVIYLGRSSQFNPDPHQINRTVINVINHPDFNPNTGDNNIALFQLSSSVDFTDYIRPVCLAAAGSVFDEGLSSWATGWGYNNDAESSNILQEVEIPIVSNQNCSIAYNGSGVTITDNMLCAGWLNDVYIGPSFFDEGGPLVSKQGSGWIQTGIIIMTDAGRFPYVFNRVSQYQDWINSHISNEKPGFVTVPYSTPTPDPIPTPDPNPTLYCPDIFSGSSPIQLFPLSLTFFIFSLIFCLFI; via the exons ATGTATCGCACACAAAATCTTTTCAGCACTTTTTCAGTTCTCTCATCTTCTCTTCTCTCATCAGTTTGTGGTCGAGCCCCCTTTAACACAAAGATTTATGGAGGGGGCGATGCAACTGAAGGGTCTTGGCCCTGGCACGTGGGCATTACCTCAACTGGAGAACCAGTTTCTGTGTGTGGTGGGAGTCTCATTAATAAAGACTGGGTTTTGTCTTCAGCTTTCTGCATCAATAT AATGGACACATCAGTAGATCAGATTGTGATCTACTTGGGACGTTCGAGCCAGTTCAACCCAGACCCACATCAGATAAACAGAACAGTAATTAATGTCATCAATCATCCTGACTTTAACCCAAACACTGGAGACAATAACATAGCACTGTTTCAGCTCTCATCTTCTGTGGATTTCACCGATTATATTCGACCGGTCTGTCTGGCTGCTGCTGGTAGTGTATTTGATGAAGGACTTTCAAGTTGGGCCACAGGATGGGGGTATAATAATG ACGCCGAATCTTCTAACATATTGCAGGAGGTGGAGATTCCAATTGTGAGCAACCAGAACTGCAGTATTGCCTATAATGGAAGTGGTGTCACTATCACAGACAACATGCTGTGTGCTGGATGGTTAAATGATGTTTATATAGGTCCAAGTTTT TTTGATGAGGGAGGACCACTGGTCAGTAAGCAGGGCTCAGGGTGGATTCAGACTGGAATTATTATTATGACTGATGCAGGCAGGTTTCCCTATGTGTTCAACAGAGTCTCTCAATATCAAGACTGGATCAACTCTCACATATCCAATGAAAAGCCTGGATTTGTTACAGTCCCCTATTCCACTCCAACTCCTGATCCCATTCCCACTCCTGATCCCAATCCCACTCTTTATTGTCCTGATATCTTCAGTGGAAGTTCACCCATTCAGTTATTTCCTCTTTCCCTCACATTCTTCATCTTCTCTCTCATCTTCTGTCTCTTTATTTAA